In the Telopea speciosissima isolate NSW1024214 ecotype Mountain lineage chromosome 2, Tspe_v1, whole genome shotgun sequence genome, one interval contains:
- the LOC122651766 gene encoding protein TRM32-like, with protein MLSLPEITSFCSLPSEVDTSCLGMPVRIHVDSPANMERSSSDQQTLADLPICAENDSELEASAENATQEILVEVNRSILIGGDEVGLILNADDDGKLDKTSDNLDNQPMLENSSTSHHQQEVELATDACVKQTQPSPNSVLDSHPSEFFITEEADSELKLKLIDFNELDSLVNMPCGKGGMTEIENVTILSKHFDSSDLPHVQVDKKDESDFNFVRDVLKLSGFSGDEKLRTWHLPDQPIDPSLFEEVDCCRQDTGSNCDHQLLFDVVNEVLVDIYERSFMYWPRPLSTNLNIRPLPIGFHVLEEVWASISWFLSYQRELDDIASHDLAKADGWTNLQFESECAGLELEEWIWDELLEEVILELEVA; from the exons ATGCTATCTCTACCTGAAATCACGTCTTTTTGTTCTCTGCCAAGTGAGGTGGATACTTCTTGTTTGGGGATGCCAGTTAGAATTCATGTGGACAGCCCTGCTAATATGGAAAGGTCCAGTTCTGATCAACAGACGCTTGCTGATCTTCCTATATGTGCAGAAAATGACAGTGAGTTAGAAGCTTCAGCAGAAAATGCAACTCAAGAAATTTTGGTGGAAGTGAATAGAAGTATTCTAATTGGGGGGGATGAGGTGGGACTAATACTGAATGCAGATGATGATGGTAAACTGGATAAAACGAGTGATAATTTGGACAATCAGCCAATGCTGGAGAATAGTTCTACTTCTCACCATCAGCAGGAGGTTGAGCTTGCAACAGATGCTTGTGTTAAACAGACACAACCAAGTCCAAACTCGGTTTTAGACTCCCACCCTTCAGAGTTTTTCATCACAGAAG AAGCAGACTCTGAGTTAAAACTGAAGCTCATAGATTTCAATGAGCTGGACTCTTTGGTCAACATGCCATGTGGGAAAGGAGGCATGACAGAGATTGAGAATGTGACAATTCTGAGCAAGCATTTTGACAGTAGTGACCTTCCACATGTCCAGGTGGATAAAAAGGATGAATCTGATTTTAATTTTGTGAGGGATGTTCTCAAGCTATCTGGTTTCAGTGGGGATGAGAAGCTCAGGACATGGCATTTACCAGACCAGCCAATTGACCCCTCATTGTTTGAAGAAGTAGATTGTTGCAGACAGGACACTGGTAGCAATTGTGATCACCAGCTTTTGTTTGACGTAGTTAATGAGGTCTTAGTAGATATCTATGAGAGATCGTTCATGTACTGGCCCCGGCCTTTGTCCACCAATTTGAACATCCGCCCACTGCCCATCGGCTTCCATGTTCTTGAGGAGGTATGGGCCAGTATTAGCTGGTTCCTGAGCTATCAGCGAGAGTTGGATGACATCGCATCTCATGATCTTGCTAAGGCTGATGGGTGGACGAACCTCCAGTTTGAAAGTGAGTGTGCTGGACTTGAGCTTGAGGAATGGATATGGGATGAACTCCTGGAGGAAGTTATTCTTGAGCTTGAGGTGGCCTGA
- the LOC122649437 gene encoding uncharacterized protein LOC122649437, whose product MGKKQLQRKYSSMSFDDSNHGCMPDIFHILYFHQWHNVKRMLPHKKHSPGRQPGGLKSSKMDQNIPNTIEAEESMDGEVDKLLFEEEMKETSPTNKKSGKAHIKTLIAKEISKEGDQKCRTKVFPAQVRLLRTYAFHHLEPLDDGSFEDIREKGDSPRINHRQYNVTNTGVNKLVPVMLKPPDTDSCSEKSEVCETMNAGSDMGHNQVDELRTQLIQNHPLLRDKLDKGLLKQKYMDARDLIREDSLPQSKEFLDVLEVFQINKELFLKTLQEPDSSPTNEFQNVHISNAERELTKSGSFPVAYLSCKNNGRSSNLKNNLKEVKSFTKREGQLQTGSSLIDSSDDVITGLMADHDEQERLRTAETCKDSDYSLGSSHALKNQGDNPVVTNRFKNIKQRIKHATEGSGKEHHRISMDATLHKITIDRKHSKDGKKEMPDHWKKPTTDTDFKDSPSSSGSDSFVYALAEKLSNSHLTD is encoded by the exons ATGGGGAAAAAACAATTGCAACGTAAATACTCCAGTATGTCATTTGACGACTCCAACCATGGCTGCATGCCAGACATATTTCatatcctctacttccatcagTGGCATAATGTCAAAAGGATGCTCCCACACAAGAAGCACAGCCCTGGAAGGCAACCTGGGG gcctcaaaagttcaaaaatggATCAGAATATCCCTAATACCATTGAAGCAGAAGAATCCATGGATGGAGAAGTAGACAAATTGCTT ttcgaagaggaaatgaaagagACCAGCCCAACCAACAAGAAATCTGGCAAAGCCCACATCAAAACACTAATTGCAAAAGAAATATCAAAAGAAGGTGACCAAAAATGCCGAACTAAAGTGTTCCCTGCGCAAGTACGGCTACTGCGTACTTATGCCTTCCATCATTTGGAACCTTTAGATGATGGTTCCTTTGAGGATATAAGAGAAAAAGGTGACAGTCCTAGAATTAATCATCGGCAATATAATGTTACGAATACTGGTGTGAACAAGCTGGTCCCAGTCATGCTAAAGCCACCTGATACAGATTCCTGCAGTGAAAAAAGTGAGGTGTGTGAAACAATGAATGCTGGGAGTGACATGGGGCATAATCAAGTTGATGAGTTGAGGACGCAGCTAATTCAGAATCATCCACTTCTTCGGGATAAGCTGGACAAGGGCTTGTTAAAGCAGAAGTACATGGATGCTAGGGATCTTATTAGAGAAGATTCACTTCCCCAGTCAAAGGAATTTCTGGATGTTCTGGAGGTATTTCAGATAAACAAGGAGTTATTTTTAAAAACTCTACAAGAACCAGATTCTTCTCCGACAAATGAGTTCCAGAATGTACACATTTCCAATGCAGAGAGAGAATTGACCAAGTCAGGTTCATTCCCAGTAGCTTACTTGTCATGCAAAAACAATGGTAGGTCAAGCAATCTCAAAAACAATCTGAAGGAAGTTAAATCTTTTACAAAACGAGAGGGGCAGTTGCAAACTGGGAGTTCGCTAATTGATTCTTCAGATGATGTTATCACAGGATTGATGGCTGATCATGATGAGCAAGAAAGGCTAAGAACTGCTGAAACTTGTAAAGATTCAGATTATTCTCTGGGCTCATCCCATGCATTGAAGAACCAAGGGGATAATCCAGTAGTTACAAACCGTTTCAAGAATATTAAGCAGCGGATAAAACATGCAACCGAAGGTAGTGGAAAGGAGCATCATCGGATTTCCATGGATGCAACCCTTCATAAAATTACTATTGACCGTAAGCATTCAAAGGATGGGAAGAAGGAGATGCCTGACCACTGGAAGAAGCCCACAACAGACACAGATTTTAAGGACAGTCCTAGTAGTTCTGGGAGTGACAGTTTTGTATATGCTCTTG CAGAGAAGCTAAGCAACAGCCATCTAACAGATTAA